From a single Pyxidicoccus xibeiensis genomic region:
- a CDS encoding D-arabinono-1,4-lactone oxidase yields the protein MDLPSELQVATPARYPARMLSLLPHEEGAHGIPAIQDWGRIVSFEPSLYFRPRDLDSLGRFLTTLLGGGFPQRRVRIPGSLHSCSRICESDAILDVSALPRTLEYSEDHRAVTVSANWRLHDFLLELSRHGRALPATGGTDEQTLAGLISTNTAPATPQVTLYDTLEWLEYLSPGADGASFVEKRVSRDDPTFLSVVGSLGAIGVLTRARFRLIDEPFFETRQQVLPIDEVLGDLERTSREYDFWRIDWIPDSRNGLLWTAKRIRRAKADPDGDYPADQAANILEAVFAFYDRFTRGAGGPLLDDFMRLTYRIIAATYGETRARGPLRNMLPVDRRTPVRVAMAEWSFDPSDLKAVLALCRQYFGEAGWPNFPIEIELSRTDSYSMSAWNWEGLEYVVKFNFMYLTDVCKTDAEKALISTHLRGLWNRLLAKGIPFKAHWGKLNFMDPAFVREHYRMDRFQPLIQPLFLNDYLAERLVLPPAH from the coding sequence ATGGACCTTCCTTCTGAGCTCCAGGTAGCGACACCTGCCCGGTATCCCGCCCGCATGCTGTCATTGCTGCCTCACGAGGAGGGAGCGCACGGCATTCCCGCCATCCAGGACTGGGGCCGCATCGTCTCCTTCGAGCCCTCGCTGTATTTCAGACCCAGGGACCTGGACTCGCTCGGCCGGTTCCTGACCACGCTGCTCGGAGGGGGCTTCCCCCAGCGCCGGGTCCGCATCCCCGGCAGCCTGCACTCCTGCTCGCGCATCTGTGAGTCGGACGCCATCCTGGACGTGAGCGCCCTGCCCAGGACGCTGGAGTACAGCGAGGACCACCGGGCCGTCACCGTGTCGGCGAACTGGCGCCTGCACGACTTCCTCCTGGAGTTGAGCCGGCACGGCCGGGCACTTCCTGCGACGGGCGGCACCGATGAGCAGACGCTGGCGGGCCTCATCTCCACCAACACCGCTCCCGCCACGCCCCAGGTCACCCTCTACGATACGCTCGAGTGGCTCGAGTACCTGTCACCCGGCGCGGACGGCGCCTCCTTCGTGGAGAAGCGCGTCTCCCGGGACGACCCCACCTTCCTCTCCGTCGTCGGCTCGCTGGGCGCCATCGGCGTCCTGACGCGCGCCCGTTTCCGGCTCATCGACGAGCCCTTCTTCGAGACCCGGCAGCAGGTGCTCCCCATCGACGAGGTGCTGGGCGACCTCGAGCGCACGTCCCGCGAGTACGACTTCTGGCGCATCGACTGGATACCGGACTCGAGGAACGGCCTGCTCTGGACGGCGAAGCGCATCCGCCGAGCGAAGGCAGACCCCGACGGCGACTACCCCGCGGACCAGGCCGCCAACATCCTGGAGGCGGTCTTCGCCTTCTATGACAGGTTCACCCGTGGCGCGGGGGGACCGCTCCTGGATGACTTCATGCGGCTGACCTACCGCATCATCGCGGCGACCTACGGCGAGACGCGGGCGCGCGGCCCCCTGCGCAACATGCTCCCGGTGGACCGGCGGACGCCTGTCCGTGTGGCGATGGCGGAGTGGAGCTTCGACCCGAGCGACCTGAAAGCCGTCCTCGCGCTGTGCAGGCAGTACTTCGGCGAGGCGGGCTGGCCCAACTTCCCCATCGAAATCGAGCTGTCGCGCACGGACAGCTACTCCATGTCCGCGTGGAACTGGGAGGGGCTGGAGTACGTGGTGAAGTTCAACTTCATGTACCTCACCGACGTCTGCAAGACGGACGCGGAGAAGGCGCTCATCTCCACGCACCTGAGGGGGCTGTGGAACCGCCTCCTGGCGAAGGGGATTCCGTTCAAGGCGCACTGGGGAAAGCTCAACTTCATGGACCCCGCCTTCGTTCGCGAGCACTACCGGATGGATCGGTTCCAGCCGCTCATCCAGCCCCTGTTCCTCAACGACTACCTGGCCGAGCGGCTGGTATTGCCGCCGGCGCATTGA
- a CDS encoding DUF1501 domain-containing protein, whose amino-acid sequence MTNTSRRTLLKWAVGAGQLALLERAGLLGSGTAHAAGTDGPSRLAVLYIPGGYRPAYCFTPMEDAEIPLCVPAPAGYSGEPVFFDASKVVSLAPANGPYKPLRTWQSWNPQDPAARNGFSPLMYGYSHFALHEQLSVLHGIDQGTNDHASAFISAMCGVAGADYRAPAVHSVIANHLFEKYRESRPLPFVVVSGDRGAPSGMGLPSHASPVRVPSIEALKPMLSAKPADNAWWTGLDARTEAPELDARGRPTGSNLKATTVERFSLSQAQQLMDRSTAKVDNYLEGLHGSLSSVSRVLATDVVSVLEGTKGIDALRTNRPAYLANYLNETFTYTFGLANFHLTGLDPRMDLALRLLKSDLCTSVHVSLQLDFDTHNAHGHAFSCAHGRGLMDCVARFLGELKASPAPGKPGKTLLDDTLVLVMSEFGRSWASRGRDGTYSLPDDHHPYTSVSFAGGNVAGNRQVGSYTPRGLGVPVDIIEENGQASKRVPRSADVVTTALRIMGMETHDFFIPGGYGEVVGLRKA is encoded by the coding sequence ATGACGAACACCTCTCGTCGCACGCTGCTCAAGTGGGCCGTCGGAGCGGGGCAGCTCGCGCTCCTCGAACGGGCGGGGCTCCTCGGCTCGGGCACCGCACATGCCGCGGGCACCGACGGCCCCTCACGGCTCGCGGTGCTCTACATCCCGGGAGGCTACCGGCCGGCGTACTGCTTCACCCCGATGGAGGACGCGGAAATCCCACTCTGTGTCCCGGCGCCCGCCGGCTACAGCGGCGAGCCCGTCTTCTTCGATGCGAGCAAGGTGGTGAGCCTCGCGCCCGCGAACGGCCCCTACAAGCCGCTGCGCACCTGGCAGTCCTGGAACCCCCAGGACCCCGCCGCACGCAACGGCTTCAGCCCGCTCATGTACGGCTACTCGCACTTCGCGCTGCATGAGCAGCTGAGCGTGCTGCACGGCATCGACCAGGGCACCAACGACCACGCCAGCGCGTTCATCTCCGCGATGTGCGGTGTGGCAGGTGCGGACTACCGGGCGCCCGCCGTCCACTCGGTCATCGCGAACCACCTGTTCGAGAAGTACCGCGAGAGCAGGCCGCTGCCGTTCGTGGTCGTCAGCGGCGACCGGGGCGCGCCTTCCGGCATGGGGCTGCCTTCCCACGCCTCGCCCGTCCGCGTTCCGTCCATCGAAGCGCTCAAGCCGATGCTCTCCGCGAAGCCGGCGGACAACGCCTGGTGGACGGGGCTCGACGCGCGCACCGAGGCGCCCGAGCTGGACGCGCGCGGCCGGCCCACCGGGAGCAACCTGAAGGCGACCACGGTGGAGCGCTTCTCGCTGTCTCAAGCCCAGCAGCTGATGGACCGCTCGACGGCGAAGGTGGACAACTACCTCGAGGGCCTGCATGGCTCGCTGTCGTCCGTCTCCCGTGTGCTGGCGACGGATGTCGTGTCCGTGCTGGAGGGGACGAAGGGCATCGACGCGCTGAGGACGAACCGCCCCGCTTACCTGGCGAACTACCTCAACGAGACGTTCACGTACACCTTCGGGCTCGCGAACTTCCATCTCACGGGGCTCGACCCGCGGATGGACCTGGCGCTGCGCCTGCTCAAGTCGGACCTCTGCACCTCGGTGCACGTCTCGCTGCAGCTCGACTTCGACACCCACAACGCCCATGGCCATGCCTTCAGCTGCGCGCATGGCCGCGGGCTGATGGACTGCGTCGCGCGCTTCCTGGGTGAGCTCAAGGCCTCGCCCGCGCCCGGCAAGCCGGGCAAGACGCTGCTCGACGACACGCTCGTGCTGGTGATGAGCGAGTTCGGCCGGAGCTGGGCCTCCCGAGGAAGAGACGGCACCTACTCCCTGCCGGATGACCACCACCCCTACACCTCGGTCAGCTTCGCGGGCGGAAACGTGGCCGGGAACCGGCAGGTGGGCTCGTACACGCCGCGCGGGCTCGGCGTCCCGGTGGACATCATCGAGGAGAACGGACAGGCGTCGAAGCGCGTGCCCAGGTCCGCGGACGTGGTGACCACCGCGCTGCGCATCATGGGCATGGAGACGCACGACTTCTTCATCCCCGGCGGCTACGGCGAGGTCGTGGGCCTCAGGAAGGCGTAG
- a CDS encoding aldo/keto reductase — MGTQETKQAQRTVKLGSTGPEVYPLGLGCMGMSGMYGASDDAEGIRTIQTAIDRGVTLIDTGDFYGMGHNELLVGRAIAGRRERVQLSVKFGALRGPDNSWGGVDTRPAAVKNFAAYSLKRLGVDVIDIYRPARLDPAVPIEDTIGAIADLVKAGYVRHIGLSEVGVETLRRAHKVHPIVDLQIEYSLASRGPEADIFPVLKELGISATLYGVLSRGLLSGSKPKGQGDFRAYLPRFTGANREKNEGVVAALQRFAQERRMTPGQLAIAWVLAKQPGFVPVVGSRTVAQLEDALGALGRPLSQEDLAALESLGSISGERYAPEQMRHLDSERR, encoded by the coding sequence ATGGGCACGCAAGAGACGAAGCAGGCGCAGCGCACGGTGAAGCTGGGTTCCACGGGCCCCGAGGTCTACCCGCTCGGGCTGGGCTGCATGGGCATGTCGGGCATGTACGGAGCGTCGGATGACGCGGAGGGCATCCGCACCATCCAGACGGCCATCGACCGGGGCGTCACGCTCATCGACACCGGGGACTTCTACGGGATGGGCCACAACGAGCTGCTCGTCGGGCGAGCCATCGCCGGCCGGCGGGAGCGCGTCCAGCTCTCCGTGAAGTTCGGCGCGCTGCGCGGGCCGGACAACAGCTGGGGCGGCGTGGACACGCGCCCGGCGGCGGTGAAGAACTTCGCGGCCTACAGCTTGAAGCGGCTGGGGGTGGACGTCATCGACATCTACCGCCCCGCACGGCTGGACCCGGCCGTTCCCATTGAGGACACCATCGGCGCCATCGCCGACCTGGTGAAGGCCGGCTACGTGCGCCACATCGGCCTGTCCGAGGTGGGCGTGGAGACCCTCCGCCGAGCGCACAAGGTGCACCCCATCGTGGACCTGCAGATTGAGTACTCGCTGGCGAGCCGCGGGCCGGAGGCGGACATCTTCCCCGTGCTGAAGGAGCTGGGCATCAGCGCCACGCTCTACGGCGTCCTCTCGCGAGGGCTGCTGTCGGGGAGCAAGCCGAAGGGGCAGGGCGACTTCCGCGCCTACCTGCCACGCTTCACCGGTGCCAACCGCGAGAAGAACGAGGGTGTCGTGGCCGCGCTCCAGCGCTTCGCCCAGGAGCGGCGGATGACGCCGGGGCAGCTCGCGATTGCCTGGGTGCTCGCGAAGCAGCCCGGCTTCGTGCCCGTGGTGGGCTCGAGGACGGTGGCGCAGCTCGAGGATGCGCTGGGCGCGCTGGGCCGCCCGCTGTCGCAGGAGGACCTCGCGGCGCTGGAGTCGCTGGGGTCCATCTCCGGCGAGCGCTACGCGCCGGAGCAGATGCGCCACCTCGACAGCGAGCGCCGGTAG
- a CDS encoding DUF1549 domain-containing protein yields the protein MHWHLHSKRAAVLTVLLAMSGLAGVDAHAQQCTPEPPPPVKPLNDRMSDTRLLRRIVLGLTGTTPTVEQYEAMAAAATPEAREALLRSTLDAALASPKFYERMLRFGHEWIAVGAYTTGAAGDAYQGDMSGHLHRCAGNTPHAGAYYHVSEFGSKDPTRQCSNQDPDGNPAVPEVHTVEPWWAPGTTVSVLGKAGSNVTQVVDSGGKPVDCGIANGGYYDPGLPAGCGCGPNLVWCSPLSGLGSNGTHDLNIQRRHPYEEPARLFAHLAWHDRPLSDLIIGNYTVGTNWLRALYVRFGRQMGSNALDANTKWWRPDADSAPRDPMHPAPNDPQAWREFVVEDLEPFHLALTNDRVRSGSMDRTYRYDPRTTTEAPKGLPAAGVLTMIGAMSSFPRERVRAARFLEIFACQNFAPPPADVHFPPYEVDPATGGTCLHCHKTLDPAAISFKRWDFTPAPSYYVPWPFIPGLGRYRVTKEWLSGQYPHIGNMPGFRWKNAFLPNTLLTPVTPEQIQANPEAVLLDTMPESYTLLGEHGDGTMGPLGFGKLLVRSGEFDRCASRKLYAMFVGRELNPATEKGFIDKLAREFVAGDRKLRPFLRYLFEQPELRRGL from the coding sequence TCCACCGGTCAAGCCGCTGAATGACCGGATGAGTGATACACGGCTCCTCCGGCGCATCGTGCTCGGGCTCACGGGGACGACGCCGACCGTCGAGCAGTACGAGGCGATGGCGGCCGCGGCCACGCCTGAAGCCCGCGAAGCGCTCCTGCGCTCGACGCTCGATGCCGCGCTCGCCTCGCCGAAGTTCTACGAGCGGATGCTGCGCTTCGGGCACGAGTGGATCGCCGTGGGCGCGTACACGACCGGAGCTGCTGGCGACGCGTACCAGGGCGACATGTCCGGCCACCTCCACAGGTGCGCCGGCAACACGCCGCACGCGGGCGCGTACTACCACGTGAGTGAGTTCGGCTCGAAGGACCCGACCAGGCAGTGCAGCAACCAGGATCCAGACGGCAACCCCGCCGTGCCCGAGGTGCACACCGTCGAGCCCTGGTGGGCGCCGGGAACCACGGTCTCCGTGCTCGGCAAGGCCGGCTCCAACGTCACCCAGGTCGTCGACTCCGGAGGAAAGCCGGTCGACTGCGGCATTGCGAATGGCGGCTACTACGACCCCGGGCTGCCCGCGGGGTGCGGCTGCGGACCGAACCTGGTGTGGTGCTCGCCACTCTCCGGCCTGGGCAGCAACGGCACTCACGACCTCAACATCCAGCGGCGCCATCCGTACGAGGAGCCTGCGCGCCTGTTCGCGCACCTCGCATGGCACGACCGGCCGCTCTCGGACCTCATCATCGGCAACTACACGGTCGGCACCAACTGGCTGCGCGCGCTGTACGTGCGCTTCGGCCGGCAGATGGGCAGCAACGCGCTGGACGCGAATACAAAGTGGTGGCGCCCGGACGCGGACAGCGCCCCTCGCGACCCGATGCACCCGGCGCCGAATGATCCGCAGGCATGGCGTGAGTTCGTGGTCGAGGACCTGGAGCCCTTCCACCTCGCGCTGACCAACGACCGGGTGCGCTCCGGCAGCATGGACCGCACCTACCGCTACGATCCCCGGACCACGACCGAAGCGCCCAAGGGCCTGCCCGCCGCCGGGGTGCTCACCATGATTGGCGCGATGTCCTCCTTCCCGCGCGAGCGCGTCCGGGCCGCGCGCTTCCTGGAGATCTTCGCCTGCCAGAACTTCGCGCCGCCTCCCGCGGACGTGCACTTCCCCCCGTATGAGGTAGACCCGGCCACCGGCGGGACGTGCCTGCACTGCCACAAGACGCTGGACCCCGCGGCCATCTCCTTCAAGCGGTGGGACTTCACTCCGGCTCCGAGCTACTACGTCCCGTGGCCGTTCATCCCGGGCCTGGGCCGCTACCGCGTCACGAAGGAGTGGCTGTCCGGGCAGTACCCGCACATCGGCAACATGCCGGGCTTTCGCTGGAAGAACGCGTTCCTTCCCAACACCCTGCTGACCCCGGTCACCCCCGAGCAGATCCAGGCCAATCCCGAGGCCGTGCTGCTCGACACGATGCCCGAGTCGTACACGCTGCTCGGCGAGCACGGCGACGGCACGATGGGGCCGCTCGGGTTCGGAAAGCTCCTCGTCCGCTCCGGCGAGTTCGACCGCTGCGCCTCGCGCAAGCTCTACGCGATGTTCGTCGGCCGGGAGCTCAACCCGGCCACCGAGAAGGGCTTCATCGACAAGCTCGCGAGGGAGTTCGTCGCCGGGGACCGCAAGCTCCGGCCGTTCCTCCGATACCTCTTCGAACAGCCCGAGCTGAGGAGGGGCCTGTGA